TGAGGTTGGTCTGCTTGAGAACGATGGTAGTCTAACATTTGATCTAAATCACCTTGTGTGAAAATAAAATGACCATATTTATTTTTTTCTATCGTAAGATTTAATTGTTGTGCAATCCGGACAACAGCCTTTGGGCTAACACCTAATTTCTTCGCGATAAATGGTGTTTTATATTCCAAAATAATCCCTCCTATATATATCCTATTGAATGATTTCTAGTTATGTAGTAAGTTCCCTTCAGGTGTGACAAAAGAAGTGTGGAATCGGCAAAGAAAGTGTTTTTTCACGAAATTGAGCTGTTTAGCATATACGATTTAAAGAAAATATTTTTTATTTATCTAAAAATTGGGATTATTATAGTTTGACGATGATAATCTAATTAGATTATCATAATTATAAATATCTTTTTTATGTATGCATATAATATATAAAAAGGTGGTTGCTAATGTAGAATTTTATTAGAGTATAAGAATGCTTACTTCACTTGAATAAATTTAAGTAGGAGGTGGCTTCCTTGCTTACACTGTAAGTAAGGAAAAGTATTTGGACATATATAGTATAAGTATAGTGATTGTTTTAATTGCCTTAACGGCATTTTTCGTTGCAGCAGAATTTGCAATTGTTAAAGTGAGGAGTTCACGAATTGACTATTTAATTGCAGAAGGAAATAATCGTGCAATATCTGTCAAAACAATCATTACAAACTTAGACGAATATTTATCAGCTTGTCAGTTAGGAATAACTGTTACAGCTCTTGGGATTGGGTGGTCTGGTAAACCTGCGCTAAAGTACATGTTTGATGTGCTGTTTGCAAATTGGAATGTCCCCACTCAACTCGCAGATATTTTGGCTATAATTTTAGTGTTTTTGTTTATCACATTTTTTCATGTGGTAGTAGGAGAGTTAGCTCCAAAAACATTCGCGATTCAAAAAGCAGAACAAGTGAGTTTCTTTGTTGCTAAGCCACTCATTTTGTTTTATCGTATTGCATTCCCATTCATTTGGCTTTTAAATGGATCAGCTCGGCTAATTACGAAATTTTTTGGGTTGAAACCACCAAAAAAGCATGACGAAGTGCATTCAGAAGAAGAATTGCGGTTGTTGGTTTCAGAAAGTTATAAAAACGGTGAGATTAATCAATCTGAATATAAGTATGTAAATAAAATATTTGAATTTGACGATCGTATCGCAAAAGAAATAATGGTACCACGAACAGAAATGAATATATTAAATAAAGAAATGCCTGCCGAAGAGGCTTTACAAAAAATGTCTCATGAAAAATATACGAGGTATCCGGTGGTTGATGGCGATAAGGACCATGTAATAGGCTTTGTGAATTTTAAAGATATATTTACAGATTTTGTGAAGCATCGAGTTGTTAGTGAAAAGACAGTGGAGCAATATATTAGGCCAATTATTCTAGTAATTGAATCTATCCCAATTCATGATCTATTTTTAAAAATGCAAAGGGAAAGGACGCATATTGCTATATTAATTGATGAATATGGTGGTACATCAGGTCTTGTAACCGTTGAAGATATTTTAGAAGAAATTGTAGGGGATATTCAAGATGAGTTCGATACTGATGAACAACCGGAAATCCAACAAGTTAGTGAGACGAAAACAATTTTAGAAGGAAAAGTACTTGTTAGTGAAGTGAATGCATTATTAGGTTTGACTATTGATGACGATGATGTCGATACGATTGGCGGCTGGATACTAACGAAAAATATTGAGATCGCCGAAGGAGATACCGTTGAAATTGAGAACTATAAGTTTTGTGTGAAGGAATTAGATGGGCACTATATTAAGAGGTTGGAAGTAACGAAACCTTCAGAATCGATTGTTATTGTGGGGGATGAAAAAAAAATTTCGCTCCAAGAACAAATTAGTTCGTAAACTCTGCTTTGTAGCAGAGTTTTTTTTGAGCAAAATGTTTTTTGGGGTGTTAGGGCTATGATACAATTACATAAGTCAGACCTTTCACTAGGTGAAATAAATGTAACGTATTATTGTATGCGCATATTCGGAAGGAGAACCACTATGAAAAAGCATTTATATATAAATGGGGTATGGAAATCAGTAGGGACGTATAAACCATTGTATGCACCATATTCTGAAGAAAAATTAGCGGAGATTGCGCAAGGTACAGAGGATGACGTAAAGGAAGCAATAGTTTCGGCTAAAAATGCAATGAAAGAAATGAAAAAATTATCTGCATACGATCGCGCAACTATTTTAGAAAAGGTTGCACAAAAAATGGATGAGAGAAGAGAAGAGTTTGCAGTGATTATCGCAAAAGAAGCTGCAAAACCAATTTGTGCTGCACGGGGAGAAGTAGATCGCACTGTTCAAACATATAAGTTTGCAGCTGAAGAAGCGAAGCGAATATATGGTGAGACGTTACCATTAGATGCGGCACCAGGAGCAGAGGGCCGTATAGCGTATACAATTCGACAACCAATCGGAGTTATTGGTGCTATTACACCGTTTAATTTTCCACTTAATTTAGTAGCACATAAAGTAGGTCCGGCAATTGCGGCTGGAAATACTATAGTGCTAAAGCCAGCCGACCAAACGCCACTTTCGTCATATGCATTGGTGGAATTATTTGAAGAAGCTGGTTTACCAAAGGGAGCTTTCAATATAATTTCTGGACCTGGACCTGTTGTAGGTGAGGCATTAGTAAAAGATGAGAACGTTGCTTGTATTACTTTTACAGGAAGTCCAAAAGTAGGTATTGGAATTAAGCAAAAAGCTGGATTGAAACGAGTGACGTTAGAATTAGGATCAAATGCTGCTGTTATCATTGATGAAGACGTTGAATTGACAGACGAAATAATTGAACGTGTAAAATGGGGCGCGTTTGTGAATAATGGACAAGTTTGTATTTCTGTACAACGTGTTTTTGTACATGAATGCAAAATAGATGAGTTTATT
This genomic interval from Bacillus cereus contains the following:
- a CDS encoding hemolysin family protein; amino-acid sequence: MDIYSISIVIVLIALTAFFVAAEFAIVKVRSSRIDYLIAEGNNRAISVKTIITNLDEYLSACQLGITVTALGIGWSGKPALKYMFDVLFANWNVPTQLADILAIILVFLFITFFHVVVGELAPKTFAIQKAEQVSFFVAKPLILFYRIAFPFIWLLNGSARLITKFFGLKPPKKHDEVHSEEELRLLVSESYKNGEINQSEYKYVNKIFEFDDRIAKEIMVPRTEMNILNKEMPAEEALQKMSHEKYTRYPVVDGDKDHVIGFVNFKDIFTDFVKHRVVSEKTVEQYIRPIILVIESIPIHDLFLKMQRERTHIAILIDEYGGTSGLVTVEDILEEIVGDIQDEFDTDEQPEIQQVSETKTILEGKVLVSEVNALLGLTIDDDDVDTIGGWILTKNIEIAEGDTVEIENYKFCVKELDGHYIKRLEVTKPSESIVIVGDEKKISLQEQISS
- a CDS encoding aldehyde dehydrogenase family protein, which produces MKKHLYINGVWKSVGTYKPLYAPYSEEKLAEIAQGTEDDVKEAIVSAKNAMKEMKKLSAYDRATILEKVAQKMDERREEFAVIIAKEAAKPICAARGEVDRTVQTYKFAAEEAKRIYGETLPLDAAPGAEGRIAYTIRQPIGVIGAITPFNFPLNLVAHKVGPAIAAGNTIVLKPADQTPLSSYALVELFEEAGLPKGAFNIISGPGPVVGEALVKDENVACITFTGSPKVGIGIKQKAGLKRVTLELGSNAAVIIDEDVELTDEIIERVKWGAFVNNGQVCISVQRVFVHECKIDEFITKLTKAMENVVVGDPLHEETDVSALISKKDVERVSSWVEEAVKAGANVVYGGNKRDARIFEPTVLTNVPEYVSVQCQEVFGPLMTVNPFIEFNEALEQVNNSRYGLQAGVFTNNLCKAMRAIDELEVGGVMINDIPTFRVDHMPYGGVKESGTGREGIKYAIEEMTEMKLVCIKK